The DNA sequence GTGTCCGCTCTCCCCATGGGGGCGAATATTGAAATGGCCGCGACCGCGGCGATCTAGCCGTCGCTTGATTCAAAATTCTGTAGAATTTTGATGACTTCGCAAAAAGTCATCAACGCGCCCCGCGCGGGGCGCCCAAATCAATGACCTGCACCGCAAGTCATTGATTTGTAAGGAAAGGGAAAACGACGCTTTTCCCTTTCCGTGGAGCGAAAAGTCCCGGATTGGACTTTTTGCGACCCTGTTTTGAATATTAAAAAGACCCCTGACGGGGTCCTTGAATCTCCGGGGTATGGGATCATGAAAGGTGTTTTGTATCAACCCGGAGATTATGCTTTAAGAAAGGTTCCGGGATCCAAGGCCTGGGTTCCGGGCATCAATCGTAGTACATGGTACTTGGTACTAAGTACTGGCAGTTATTTATACCGCTTTTTCGAAATTTCCGGTACGGATGCATTTGGTGCAGACGGTGGCTTTCCTGACATTGCCGCCTTCCCTGATGCGCACGGTCTGCAAGTTAGGCAGGAACCGCCTCTTGGTCTTGTTATGGGCATGGCTGATGTTGCATCCGACCATGGGCCCTTTTCCACAGATATCGCAGGTGCGTGACATGGTAACCTCCCGAGGGTTTTGAACCTCCCGCTGTTGGCTTTTGTGTTGCGGGAAAAGACCTGCATTGCTACCATAACCACAGAGAAGAAGCAAGTACACTTATCCAGTGTCAAGTGCAGAGCGCAGCGTGCAGAGGGATAATGGGATGCCGGACATGGAGAAATTGGGCCTGCACTCTACACTCTACACTCTGCACTCTGCACTCTTTGTGAGGGTAACGCCATGGCCAAGATAACGGGAGAAATGACTTTCAACGAAGTTCTCAGGGCCTATCCGGATACGGTCAAGGTTCTCAGGAAATATGGCATGAACTGTTTCGGATGCCTTGGAGCCGAGGCGGAGTCCCTGGAATACGGGGCCGTGGCCCACGGTGTCGATCTCGAGGCCCTTCTCAAGGATCTCAACGAGGTTCTTCTGGGTTAAACCCGGACTCTCGGTAACAGGTTTGAGTGCAAAGTCGCCCGGGGTGACAAAGCTGACCGACCTCGACGGGGTTGGTGAAAAGACTGCTTCGCGGTTGGCCGCCCTGGGTGTGGAAAGTGCCGAAGGCCTCCTTTACTTTCTACCCAGGGCATACCAGGACCGATCCAACCCCCAACCGATCCCCACCCTGAACCCCGGCCAGTTCGCCACCGTACGGGGGCAGGTCCTGTCGATAAGCGAAAGAAGGTACCGGACGCGCCGTGTGCTCGAAGCCATGATCACCGACGGCAAAGGGGTCCTGGTACTCAAATGGTTCCGTTTCGGAAAGTGGCTCAGGAAAAACATCGAGGGGCGCTTCCCCCCCGGTTCAGAGGCGCTGGCCAGCGGCCGGGTCGACGCCTTCGGCGGCCAGGTCGAGATGCACCACCCTGATTTGACATCGTTGGAGG is a window from the bacterium genome containing:
- the rpmB gene encoding 50S ribosomal protein L28, giving the protein MSRTCDICGKGPMVGCNISHAHNKTKRRFLPNLQTVRIREGGNVRKATVCTKCIRTGNFEKAV
- a CDS encoding DUF1858 domain-containing protein, coding for MAKITGEMTFNEVLRAYPDTVKVLRKYGMNCFGCLGAEAESLEYGAVAHGVDLEALLKDLNEVLLG